From the Sphingomonas sabuli genome, the window GTCAAGCCGACCAGCGGCACGGCCGTCACGATGAACAGCAACAACAGCGTCGAAAACGACGGCGACATCGCCATTCGCGGCGCCAGCGATGCCATCGGCATCCTTGCCAATCCCAATACCAATGGGACCATCACCAACAGCGGCTCGATCGTCATCGACGAAGACTATACGCAAAAAGACGACGACAACGACGGCGACCTGGATGGCCTGTTCGCGCTCGGCAACAACCGCTTCGGCATCCGCGTTTCCGGCCCGCACACCGGCAATGTGATCAACAGCGGCGATATCCTGGTCGAAGGCAATCAATCGGCCGGCATCGCGCTCGACGGACCGCTGACCGGGTCGCTCAACAGCTCCGGCAAGGTCGAGGTCCTGGGCAATGACAGCGTCGGCATCCGCACCGGATCGGTCAGCGGTAACATCGCGATCACCAGCGGCTCGATCTCCGTTCAGGGCGCCAACGCGGTCGGCCTGATGGTCGGCGGCGACGTCGGCGGCGCGCTGACGCTGCAGGGCGCGATCACCTCGACCGGCTATCGTTACCCGCAGGCGCCGACGGATCCTTCGAAGCTGGATGCCGACGATTTGCTTCAGGGCGGCTCGGCAGTGGTTGTCGGCGGCAATGTCGCGGGCGGCATCCTGCTCGACGTCCGTCCGGCCAACACCGATGAAGACGACACCGACGAAGATAATGACGGCATCGCGGACGCGCAGGAAGGCAACGGGTCGCTGACCAGCTATGGCGCCGCGCCGGCGCTGGCGATTGGCTCCGCGACACGGGATATCGCCATCGGCGAGGTTGGATCGACCGGCTACGGCCTGGTCCTCAAGGGCAACGTCAGCGGCATCGGCGTCTACGACGGCGTCAGCGCCACGGCGATCTCGATCGGATCGCCGGGCCACGCGGTGGATATCGCGGGCGGTGCGTCGATCAGCGGGGCAGTGGCGGCCAATGCCGTAAAGGCGGACGCGACCGCAGTGCACGTGCGGTCCGGTGCGACCGTTCCGACGGTCGAAGTCGACGGCCTTGTCCGCGCCAGCACCAGCGGGTCCGACACCGCGACCGCGCAGGCCATCCTGATCGGGGCCGGCGCCGATGTCACGTCGATCCGCAACAAGGGCATCATCGAAGCGGTGGCCGGCGATGGCGGCACCTTCGCGGCGATCGTCGACCGGTCCGGCAGCGTCAGGCAGATCGTCAACAAGGGCTCGATCAGCGCCGGCACCGCGATCGACGTCAGCGCCAATACGACCGGCGTAACGATCCGCCAGTCGGCGGGCGCGACCGGCAAGCCGGCACCGTCGATCACCGGCTCCATCTTGCTGGGCAGCGGCAACGACTTCCTCGACATCCGTACCGGCAAGATCAACGGCACGATCGATTTCGGCGGCGGCAGTGACCGGTTCAATCTCGGCGGCAACTACAGCGGGCACCTGCTCAACTCGGGCGGGACCGCGGTGACGCTTGGGGCAGGCAGCGTGCTCGGCGTGACCAACACGGGCACCGTCAACCTCAACTCGCTGACGTCGAACGGCGGCGCCATCGGCGTGGTTATCGGCGACAACAGCAACACCTTGTACAACGTTGCCGGCACCGCGTCGTTCGGCGCCGGAAGCAGCGTCGTCGTCAACCTGCAAAAGGTCGGCAGCGCGGCCGGCAGCTACACCATTGTCGATGCCGGAACGCTGGTCGGCGGATCGAACCTCGGCACGTCGATCGACTTGCCGTTCCTGTTCAATTCCTCGCTGACCAGTTCGGAAGCAAACGGGACGGTGACGCTCGACATCGACCGCAAGTCGGCGGCCGAGCTTGGCCTCAATGCGTCGGAAGCGACGGCGATCGATGCTATCCTGGCGGCCGCGGACAACGACCAGCCGATCGCGTCGGTGTTCCTGGGCGTGGAAGACAGCGAGAAGCTCAAGGCCAACCTGCAGCAGCTGCTGCCGGAACACGCCGGCGGGACGTTCGAAACGGCGACCCGCGGCATCCGCCTGGCGACGCGTTTCCTGGCCGATCCCAACCTGCAGCTGGCGGACATGGGCCGCTTCAGCGTGTGGCTGCAGCAGGTCGGCTGGGCCCGCACCAAGTCGATCGGCTCGACCTCCGGCTACAAGCTAAGCGGTTGGGGCGTTTCGGGCGGCGCGGAACTGGCCGTCGGCAAGCTCGGCAGCGCCGGCCTGTCGCTGGCTTATCACGCCGGTCGCGACAACCGCGGCGAAAACGACCTGGGCAGCAACGAGTTTGAGGCCGGCGCCTATTGGCGCGGCGGCACGGGCCCATTGCGCGGCTATGTCCGCGGCGGCGTCGGCCGGGTGTCGTTCGACCAGACGCGCAGGTTCGTCGCCACCGTCGACGGGGACGTCATCACGCGCGAAGCCGATGGTGACTGGAAGGGCACCGTCTATTCGGCCGGCGCGGGCGTCACTTACGATGCGCGGTTCGGCCGCATGTCGGCTCGTCCCCTGCTGGCGCTCGACCATTACAAGCTGACCGAAAAAGGCTTCGCGGAAAGCGGCGGCGGCGAGGCGTTCGACCTGATCGTCGATGGCCGCAGCAGCCACGAGACCAGCGCGACCGCGACCTTGTCGCTGGGCTACGAACTGCTGTCGCTCGACCATCGCGAAACCTGGATGCGGATCGAGCTGGAAGCGGGCCGGCGCGAGATCATCTCCGGCGAGCTTGGGCCGACGACGGTGCGTTTCGCCGACGGGACGCCGTTCACGCTGGTCGCCGAGAAGCGCACCAGCGGCTGGCTTGCCGGCCTGCGCGCGATCGGCGGCAGCTCGGCGATGACTGCGGCCGCGGAGTTGAACACCGAGCAGCAGCAGGGCGATTCCGCGCTCGGCGGGCGCTTCTCGATCCAGCTGCCCTTCTGATCGGCGCGCCGGGGGCGATGCGCTCCCGGCGGCTGCCTATTCGGTCGGTTCGGCGTCGTCGCGATCAGGTTTGAACAGGCGGCGCACCCGGCGTCCGGCACGCGTCCGCGCCACCACCAGCACCAGGGCGACAAGCGCCAGCCATGGCAGCAGGACGGCGAGCACGCGCAGGACAACGTCGATCATCGTCACCAGGCTGGCTACGAACATCCGCGCGGCCTCGCGCAGCGGATTGGCGCGGAACCCGCTGATCCCGCCGCGGCCAAAATAGGTGAATTCCATCGGTGTGCGGGCCAGTTGCGCCTGTGCGTCGGCGACCGTTGCCCGGGCGCCGGAAAGCTCGGACCGCAGGCCGTTCAGCTGCGCCTGCAACTGCGCCCGCTCCGCACCCGCGGAAGCGGTGGCGAGCTGCTTCTCCAGGTCGGCAATGCGCTGGCGAACGTCGGCTTCGCGGCGGCCAGCCTCGCTGGTGACGGGTTCGGTATCGGTACCGCTGAATTCGGTGCGGCTTAGCTTGCCGTCGGCAACGGTGACATCGGCGGTCGCCTGCTTGCCGAACGCGCGGGCGATGTCCGGGGCCAGCTTGACCTCGAGACTGGCCGAAACGGCGTCGTCGTCATCGACCGCAAAGCGCATCCCGGTAATCCGGCAGCGGGCGGCGCCCAGCGCTTCGCACCGGCTCGCATGCCGCTCCTGCACGCCTGAAATCTGCTCATCGGCAAGCTGGAAGACATAATCGTAGCGAAAGGCGACACCCGGCGCCGCGGTCGGGGAAATGGCCGGCGGTTCGCGCTCCAGCACGGTGTCGTCGGCAGTGGATCGATCGGGCCCCTGCGAGCAGCCCGCGGCAAGCAGTCCCAACGCCACGGTCTTGTGCCACGTCTTCATCGCTCTCCCCCCTTATTCTCCCGGCGCCCGTGCCTTGATCGACAAGGCGTGGACGCGCTCGCCGACCATCTCGCCCAGTGCCCGGTGGACCAGCCGCTGGCGCTCGACTCGCGACTTGCCGGCGAAGTGCGCGCTTTCGATGGTCAGCGTGAAATGGCTCTCGCCCGACGGGTTGTATCCGCCGTGGCCGCGATGCTTTTCGCTGTCGTCGACCAGCTCCAGCCGCGTCGGGTCCAGCGCTTGCAAACGGTCGATCATTTCGCGTGCGACGGGGCCGGTGGCAGGTGCGTCCATCGCTCCTATATAGTCCGGTTCAGCAAGCGAGGAAGTTGTGGCGTCGAAACACGCACGGATGCACGGCAAGGTCGACGGGGCGGAAGCGGAATGCGCCTACCCGGGATGCCGCGCGCCCGGAGAATATAAGGCGCCGATCCTGCCCGCCAGCTTCGACGGGCCGGGCGTCTACCGGCTGCTGTGCCTCGACCATGTCCGCGAACATAACGCCAAGTATAATTACTTCACCGGCATGAGCCCGGAGGAGATCACCGAGGCGCAGCGGCCGCTGGCCGACTGGGACCGACCCAGCCGGCGGTTTCGCCATGCGGGTGCCGACCCAGCCCCGGCGTGGGCCGACTTCGCCGACCCGCTCGATGCGATTGCCGCGCGTTTCCGCACCGCCGACCGTGGCCCGCCGCAGCGCTTCACGCCCGGCGAGCGCAAGGCGCTGAGTGTCCTTGGCCTTGGCGACGACGCGGAGTTGAAGGACGTGCGCGCCAAATATTCTAAGCTGGTCCGCCGCTTCCATCCCGACCGCAACGGCGGCGACAGGAGCCTGGAACGCGAGCTCGGCCGGGTGATCGAGGCGTGGCAGACGTTGAAGACCGCGCGGGCCTTCACCGATGCTCAATCGCGGTCGGGCGCGCCAAGCGGGAAATAGGGGCGATAGGGCCGCGCGCCCTCGACCGATTTCGACACCGCCGGATGGGCGAGCAGCCGCGCCCGGTAAGCGGACAGGCGGGGGCGCGTGTCGCCGATCGGGTCGACCCAGTCTGCATAGAACAAGGCGGGCGCGGCGGCGCAGTCGGCCATGGTGAACGCGTCGCCCGCGGCCCATTGGGCGTCCGGCAGGTTCGCTTCCAGCCAATCGTAGGTCAGCCGCAGCGCGGCGATCCCGCGCTCGGCGGGCAGGCCCTCGCCGTCGGGCCAGATCGCGTGATTGACGCTCGGCTGCATGTTGCCCTGGACGTGAAGATCGAAGACGCGGTCGAGAAAGCGCACGCGCCGGCCCAGATCGCCTTCGGGAATCCACACGTTGGGTCCGGGATGACGGACTTGCAAATGCTCGATGATGCAGCTGGTTTCCGCGACGACCTCGCCGTCATCGACCAGCAGCGGGAATTTCCCGAGCGGCCACAGCGCCTTCAACTCGTCCATCACGCCGGGATGCGCGGGGTCGACGTTGCGATACTCGTAAGCCGTGCCGTCGGCGTCGAGCGCGATCTGCACTTTCCAGCAGAACGAGCTGAACGGGTGCGCGTAAAGCGTGAGGCTCACCAGGTGCCGTCCGCGATGCGCTGCTGCCGGTCCGCCTCGCGCTGGCTGGTGGACGGAATCGGGCCTTCGGGCGGGTAGGGCGGCAAGTCGCCGGCGGGTACGAGGGTCGTGATGACGGCGCCCTGGTCGGTAACCTTGTGATCGGTCACCTTCAGTTTTTCCGTCGGCGTGCCGTCACTAAACAGGCGTTTGCCCGACCCCAGCGTGACCGGGAAGGTCATCAACGTGAGCGTGTCGATCAGGCCCTTTGCAAGCAGTTCGGGGTAAATCGTGCTCGACCCCTGGATGATGATGTCCGGGCCATCTCCCTGTTTGACCCTGGCGACCTCATCGATGCTCGAAAGCCGGTGGCTGTTCTGCCATTCCAGCGCCTGGTCGCCGCGGGTCAGCACGTATTTGTTGGCGCGGTCGAATGCCTCGCTCATCGGCTTGTTGTCGCCTTTGGCGTATGGCCAGTAAGCGGCGAAAATATCGTAGGTGCGGCGGCCGAGCAGAAGGTCATAATCGCCCGAGAACAGCTCGCCCAGCGTGGGTTCGATGCCCGGGTCCCAGATCTTGAAGAGCCAGCCACCCTGGTCGAAGCCGCCGGTCGGGTCCTCGGTCGGACCGCCCGGGGCCTGCATGACCCCATCAAGCGAAACGAACGCCGCTGCTTTGATCTTACGCATCTTCGGTCTCGCCCGCGATCGCCGCCTCGATCCTGGCGACATCAATCTTCTTCATGTTCATCATCGCCGTGAACACGCGCTTAGCGACGGCGGGGTTGGGGTCGCTATTGCCCTCCAGCAGGACGCGCGGGGTGATCTGCCAGGAAAAGCCCCACTTGTCCTTGCACCAGCCGCAATCGCTTTCCTGCCCGCCGTTGCCGACGATCGCATTCCAATACTTGTCGGTCTCGGCCTGGTCCTCGGTCACGACCATGAAGCTGACCGATTCGTTGGGGGTGAAGTTGGGGCCGCCGTTGAGGCCCGAAAAGGCGCGGCCGAGGACGGTGAAGTTGACCGTCAGCTCGTCGCCCGCGTGGCCGTCGGGATAATCGCCGGGCGCGGCCATCGCATCGCCGACCGAACTGTCGGGAAAGGTCGCGGCATAGAATTCGGCGGCCTTGCGCGCCTCGCCATGGTCGAACCACAGCACCGTCGTCAGCTTGTCCATGTCGCTCCTTCTTCAGCTCTTGCGCGGGCCGACGAGGGCGAACGTTGCGCCCTGAGGATCCGTGCCAATCAGCGAATATTCGCCGCCGGGGATTTCGTCCGGGCCCATCGTCACCTTGCCCCCGCCGTCGGCAACCGCGGTCGCCGCGCGGTCGATGTCGTCGACGCCGATGTAATAGGTCCACAAGGACACCGGCATCGCGTCGAGCTTGCGCATTACCGCACCGATGGCGACGCCGTCCTTCTGGATGAACTTGTAATCGCCCATCTCGCCCATCGGCATCCCGCCCTCCTGGGTCCAGCCGAAGGTGCGCGTATAGAAGTCGATCGCCGCGTCCTGGTCGCTGGTCGAAAGCTCGTTCCAGCGGACGTGTTGCGGCTGGTCGACGGAAAAGACATCGCTCTTCGCATCGGCCGGCGTGCCCGGAGGCGGGGTCGGCGTCATCAGGTAAATGGGCGCGCCCTGCGCATCGGCGACCATCGCGATGCGCCCGACGCCCGGCATGTCCGTCGCGGGCATCAACGCCTTGCCGCCGGCGGCCTCGGTCGCGGCGACGGTCGCATCGACGTCGTCACAGTGGAGATAGCCGAGCCACACGGGCCGAGCGCCATGGTCGCGCATCGCATCTGTCAGCGTCAGCACGCCGCCGGCATTGCCGCCGTCCGACCGTTTGATCATGCGATATTCGGTGTCGCCGGGGACCGACGACTGCGCATCGATGTCCCAGCCGACGACCGAGTCGTAGAAGGCCTTCGAACCTGCCGGGTCGGGCGTGATCAGCTCGTACCAGATAAACCCCCCGCTCACGCCTTGTCCTCCTTGCTGTCGAACACGGGTTCGAAGCCGCCCCAGAACATGCGCTTGCCGTCGAACGGCATCGGTTCGTCGGGTGCGGAATCGCTTTCCATGTTCGTCTTCCACGCCGCATCGCGAGTCGTCTTGTCGGGCCACTCGATGAAAGAGAAGACGATATGCTCCCCGTCCTCGGCCTTCACCGCGCGATAATAATCGGTCTGCTTGCCGTGCTTGACGTCGTCCGACGCCGCTTCGACCACGCGCAGCGCGCCCTGTTCGCGAAAGACCTTGGCCATTTTTTCCGCAAGCGCGCGATACTCGTCCTTTTTCGCATCGGGCACTGCGAGGACGAAGCCGTCCGTGTAGGTCCCGCCGCCGCCCTCGCCCTCGTCGAGGATGCTGGCGAACCCGCCATAGACCATGCGCTTGCCGTCGAACGGCATCGACTTGGACATCTGCTCCATGCGCGGATCTTCCATCATCCGGGCATTGACCGCATCGCGCGCGGCCTTGTCGGGATATTCGAACCAGCTGAACAGCACCGATTCGCCGTCCTTGGCCTCGACCGCGCGGCGGAAATCGGTGTGCTTGCCCTCGGGGATGTCGTCGCCCCACGTCTCGACCATCCGCGTCACGCCAAATTCGCGGATCAGGTCGTACGCTTCGCGCGCATGGGCCAGATACGCATCTTTGTTGGCGGTCGGGACTGGCGTCACGAAGCCCTCGAAATAGGTCATGCGGCTGCTCCTTCCGGTTCGTTTTCGCGATAGGTTTGCATCTGGTCGGCCAGCGCGCGCTGAAAAGCGGGGCGTGCCTCGCAGCGGGCGACATAAGCGGCAAGATTGTCGAATTGCGCGACCATGTCCGTGTGGCGCACGCCGCGCAGCACGGTGGTCATGATCAGGTCGCCGATGCTGAATTCGGCGCCGTCGAGATAATCCTTGTCGCCCAGCCAGTCAGACACGCGCTTGAGCTTGAGGCGGGCGAAGTCCGCAGCGCCGGGACGGCGAAGCCTGGCCCATTCCTCCCCGGCGTAGAAAAGGTCGATAAGGACGAGGTTGAGCAGGGACGGCTCGACGCTGTTGAGCGCGGCATAGCTCCACTGGATAGCGCGATAGCGGCCGGCCGTGTCGGCGGGGAGCAATACCCCAGCTTTCTCGGCGATATATTGTACGATCGCCCCGGTTTCGAAAATCTGGACATCGCCGTCGCGCAGCACCGGCACCTGGTCGAACGGCTGCTCGCCCAGATATTCGGGCGGCCGCTGCTGGCCGAACAGCCGGGCGCGATAGTCCAGCCCCGCTTCCTCAAGCGCCCACCGCGCGCGCAGGTCGCGCACCACGCCCTGCGCAAAGGGCGGGACCCAGGCAAAGCCGGTGATCTCGATCGCTGCATCGTCGTTCAGCGGCATCTTAAGCACCCACGCTTTCGAAGCTGTCGGCGCCCTGCTCGGCGGCGGCCTCATCCATCCACATCACTTCCCAATGGTGGCCATCCGGGTCTTCGAAGCTGCGGCCGTACATCATCTCGCCCATTTCCTGCTTGGGCCCGATGTCGGGCTTGCCGCCCGCGGCAGCGGCCCGGTCGATCGCGGCGTCCACGGCAGACCGACTGCCGGCCGAGATCGCAAGCAGCACAGCGCTGGTGGCGTGGGCGTCGGCAATCGGCTTGGGCGTGAAACCCTGATAGAAATCGTGCGCCAGCAACATGACGTGGATGGTCCCGCTGAGCCGGATCATCGCCGCCTTATCGTTAGAGAATTTGGGCTCCTTCGTACCGCCGATCGCTTCATAGAAGGCGATCGATCGGTCGAGGTCGGCGACCGGCAGGTTCACGAAAATCATCGTATCGGCGTCCACTCTTCCCTCCATGGCGACTCGATTCGCTTGCGTTTTTGCGCGACTCAGTTATAAAAAGCAACTGAGGAGTTAGAAGTTATAACCAAGATGGGACAAGGCGAGACCAAACGGCGGTACGACGACGCCTGCGGACTGGCCCACGCGCTGGACCTGATCGGCGAACGGTGGTCGATGCTGATCCTGCGCGAACTCGCTTACGGGTCGCGCCGCTTTTCCGAAATCAAGGCCGACCTGCCGGGGATCAGCGCAAACGTGCTCACCCAGCGGCTGGCCGAACTCGAACGGCGCGGACTGGTGGTGCGGCGCAAGCTGCCGCCGCCGGCCTCGGTGCAGGTGTACGAAGCGACGCCCTGGGCCCTGGAAGCTGCGACCGTGATCGGACAGCTCGGCCGCTGGGCGGCGCGCAGTCCGCAGCACGACCCAACCCTGCCGCTCAGCCATGCAGCAATCATGATGTCGCTCGAAACGATGATCGATGCGGGGCGCGCGGGCGACCTGTCCGGGACGTTCGAATTCAGCTTCGGCGACATCGTTTACACCGGCGTTCTGGGCGACGGGCGATTCGCCGTCACGCGCGCGCCGTCGCCGGGCAGCGACGTGCGCATCGCCGCGACACCCCACGCGCTGGCCGGCGTGATCTATAACGGGGCGCCGATCGACCTTATTTCGGTGGAGGGAGACGTCGCGCTCGCCAAGCGTTTCTTCACGCTCTTCCCACTGCCGGCGAAGGCCTACTGATCCGGCACATTGAGCGCGGGCGCAGCCTCCTCTAAGGGCCGAACGATGAACGACATTGCCAATGTGAATCCCGAAAGCCGCTCCGAAACGGTGATGACCGCGCCCGACCGGATGGTGAAGGTGCGCGAGGTTTTCGGGGTCGATTCGGACATGGAAGTGCCGGCGTTCAGCGAGGCGGACGAGCGCGTTCCCGACCTCGACCCGGCCTATGTGTTCGACGCCAATACCACGCTGGCGGTGTGCGCGGGCTTCGCCAACAACCGCCGGGTGATGGTCCAGGGCTATCACGGCACCGGCAAGTCGACCCACATCGAACAGGTCGCTGCGCGCCTCAACTGGCCGCTGATCCGGATCAACCTCGACGCGCACATCAGCCGCATCGACCTGGTCGGGCGCGATGCGATCGTGCTGCGCGACGGCCAGCAGGTGACCGAATTCCGCGAAGGCCTGCTGCCGTGGGCGCTGCAGCACCCGGTGGCGCTGGTGTTCGACGAATATGACGCGGGACGGCCGGACGTGATGTTCGTCATCCAGCGCGTGCTGGAAACCGAAGGCAAGCTGACGCTGCTCGACCAGAACCGGGTGATCCGGCCCAATCCGTGGTTTCGGTTGTTCGCGACAACCAACACCGTCGGGCTGGGCGACACCACCGGCCTCTATCACGGCACGCAGGCGATCAATCAGGGCCAGATGGACCGCTGGAACATCGTCACCACGCTCAATTACCTGCCGGCCGAGATCGAGGCGCGGATCGTGCTCGCCAAGTCGGGCGAATATGACAGCCCGGACGGCAAGGGCACAGTCGACAAGATGATCAAGGTCGCCGAGCTCAGCCGCCAGGGCTTCGTCAATGGCGACATTTCGACCGTCATGAGCCCGCGCACGGTGATCAGCTGGGCGCAGAACGCGCTGATCTTCGGCGATGTCGGCTTCGCCTTCCGCGTGTCGTTCCTCAACAAGTGCGACGAATCGGAACGCGCGATCGTCGCGGAATATTACCAGCGGGTGTTCGGCAGCGACCTGCCCGAAAGCATCGTCGCCAAGGTTTAGGGGGCGGGCGGCGGCACCGGCTCCTCGTCGGGGCGCCGTGGCACCGCTTCGACAAACAGCGACATCATCGTCCACACGATCAGTGTCGCCATGAGATGCTGCGGTATGGACTCGCCATCATCCAGCACCGGCCGGAACACGCGCGGCAGCGACAACGTCATCGCCACCGCCAGACCGGCGTAGATGTATTTGGAACGGCTCGCCGAAACGTAGAGGATCGCGATGACGATGCCGCTGACGAGCAGCAGCAGGGCCGCGAACTCAACGGTGTCGAGGCGCTCTGTACCCGCCATCACGAAGCCCAGCACCGCGCCGAAGAAGGTGTTCATCCCGGCGTGATTGGCGCGATATTCGCTTTCGGTCGGGACGAATGCATTGCGGAACAGATTACGCACGGCGCGGCCCCCTTTGACGCCATCCTGCGGGCGGGCAGCAGCCTTGGCAAGCCGGTGGCGGCTCGCATCTTGGGCGGGCATGAAAAAGGGCGCCCCGGCCGATGCCGGAGCGCCCCATTTTCGATCGCTTTACTTAGAAGATGTAATCGTGACCGACGTGGAAGTCGTTCGCGATCGCAAGGTCGGCAGCAGCAAAGCTGGCGGCGGCGACTGCCGGTGCGCTGCTGGTCGCGGCCAGATTCCGCGCCGCGGTCGCGTTGGACCCGAACACGAAATCGTCGGCATCGACACCGTTGGTGTTGAGCAGGACCATGACGAAGTCGGCCGAGCCGCCGTCGGTATTGCCGTACACCACCGTTACCGGGCCGGCGGCGCCTGCGCCGGGCTGACCGTCGATGTCGATCCCCAGCGCGTTTTCAGCGCCGTTGATGCTGTCGAACACCTTGTAGGTCAGATCGCCGGCGCTCTTGTTGTTGGCCGTACCCTTGAAGGTGAACGCGCCCAGACCGGACAGGTCGATCACGTCGTTGCCGTTGGCGTCGAAGTCGGTGATCACGTCCCAGGAGAAGGAACCCTTCTTGGTTGCGACCTTGGTGCCCTGCTCGCCGACGAAAACGTCGTTACCGGCACCCAGCGTGATGACGTCGATGCCGTCGCCGCCGCTGATGATGTCGTTACCGGCATTGCCGACCAGACGGTTGTTCGCACCGTTGCCGATGATCCGGTCATCGCCCGAACCGCCGATCGCATTCTCCATCGTCACGCCATAAGCGATGGCGAT encodes:
- a CDS encoding autotransporter outer membrane beta-barrel domain-containing protein — protein: MRVLFTTTALSGAALFAAVSAQAQTVISTAVTNPVATSGQDLKISSTGSVKPTSGTAVTMNSNNSVENDGDIAIRGASDAIGILANPNTNGTITNSGSIVIDEDYTQKDDDNDGDLDGLFALGNNRFGIRVSGPHTGNVINSGDILVEGNQSAGIALDGPLTGSLNSSGKVEVLGNDSVGIRTGSVSGNIAITSGSISVQGANAVGLMVGGDVGGALTLQGAITSTGYRYPQAPTDPSKLDADDLLQGGSAVVVGGNVAGGILLDVRPANTDEDDTDEDNDGIADAQEGNGSLTSYGAAPALAIGSATRDIAIGEVGSTGYGLVLKGNVSGIGVYDGVSATAISIGSPGHAVDIAGGASISGAVAANAVKADATAVHVRSGATVPTVEVDGLVRASTSGSDTATAQAILIGAGADVTSIRNKGIIEAVAGDGGTFAAIVDRSGSVRQIVNKGSISAGTAIDVSANTTGVTIRQSAGATGKPAPSITGSILLGSGNDFLDIRTGKINGTIDFGGGSDRFNLGGNYSGHLLNSGGTAVTLGAGSVLGVTNTGTVNLNSLTSNGGAIGVVIGDNSNTLYNVAGTASFGAGSSVVVNLQKVGSAAGSYTIVDAGTLVGGSNLGTSIDLPFLFNSSLTSSEANGTVTLDIDRKSAAELGLNASEATAIDAILAAADNDQPIASVFLGVEDSEKLKANLQQLLPEHAGGTFETATRGIRLATRFLADPNLQLADMGRFSVWLQQVGWARTKSIGSTSGYKLSGWGVSGGAELAVGKLGSAGLSLAYHAGRDNRGENDLGSNEFEAGAYWRGGTGPLRGYVRGGVGRVSFDQTRRFVATVDGDVITREADGDWKGTVYSAGAGVTYDARFGRMSARPLLALDHYKLTEKGFAESGGGEAFDLIVDGRSSHETSATATLSLGYELLSLDHRETWMRIELEAGRREIISGELGPTTVRFADGTPFTLVAEKRTSGWLAGLRAIGGSSAMTAAAELNTEQQQGDSALGGRFSIQLPF
- a CDS encoding BolA family protein, which codes for MDAPATGPVAREMIDRLQALDPTRLELVDDSEKHRGHGGYNPSGESHFTLTIESAHFAGKSRVERQRLVHRALGEMVGERVHALSIKARAPGE
- a CDS encoding J domain-containing protein; amino-acid sequence: MHGKVDGAEAECAYPGCRAPGEYKAPILPASFDGPGVYRLLCLDHVREHNAKYNYFTGMSPEEITEAQRPLADWDRPSRRFRHAGADPAPAWADFADPLDAIAARFRTADRGPPQRFTPGERKALSVLGLGDDAELKDVRAKYSKLVRRFHPDRNGGDRSLERELGRVIEAWQTLKTARAFTDAQSRSGAPSGK
- a CDS encoding glutathione S-transferase family protein; this encodes MSLTLYAHPFSSFCWKVQIALDADGTAYEYRNVDPAHPGVMDELKALWPLGKFPLLVDDGEVVAETSCIIEHLQVRHPGPNVWIPEGDLGRRVRFLDRVFDLHVQGNMQPSVNHAIWPDGEGLPAERGIAALRLTYDWLEANLPDAQWAAGDAFTMADCAAAPALFYADWVDPIGDTRPRLSAYRARLLAHPAVSKSVEGARPYRPYFPLGAPDRD
- a CDS encoding dihydrofolate reductase family protein; the protein is MRKIKAAAFVSLDGVMQAPGGPTEDPTGGFDQGGWLFKIWDPGIEPTLGELFSGDYDLLLGRRTYDIFAAYWPYAKGDNKPMSEAFDRANKYVLTRGDQALEWQNSHRLSSIDEVARVKQGDGPDIIIQGSSTIYPELLAKGLIDTLTLMTFPVTLGSGKRLFSDGTPTEKLKVTDHKVTDQGAVITTLVPAGDLPPYPPEGPIPSTSQREADRQQRIADGTW
- a CDS encoding VOC family protein is translated as MDKLTTVLWFDHGEARKAAEFYAATFPDSSVGDAMAAPGDYPDGHAGDELTVNFTVLGRAFSGLNGGPNFTPNESVSFMVVTEDQAETDKYWNAIVGNGGQESDCGWCKDKWGFSWQITPRVLLEGNSDPNPAVAKRVFTAMMNMKKIDVARIEAAIAGETEDA
- a CDS encoding VOC family protein, which codes for MSGGFIWYELITPDPAGSKAFYDSVVGWDIDAQSSVPGDTEYRMIKRSDGGNAGGVLTLTDAMRDHGARPVWLGYLHCDDVDATVAATEAAGGKALMPATDMPGVGRIAMVADAQGAPIYLMTPTPPPGTPADAKSDVFSVDQPQHVRWNELSTSDQDAAIDFYTRTFGWTQEGGMPMGEMGDYKFIQKDGVAIGAVMRKLDAMPVSLWTYYIGVDDIDRAATAVADGGGKVTMGPDEIPGGEYSLIGTDPQGATFALVGPRKS
- a CDS encoding DUF1428 domain-containing protein; its protein translation is MTYFEGFVTPVPTANKDAYLAHAREAYDLIREFGVTRMVETWGDDIPEGKHTDFRRAVEAKDGESVLFSWFEYPDKAARDAVNARMMEDPRMEQMSKSMPFDGKRMVYGGFASILDEGEGGGGTYTDGFVLAVPDAKKDEYRALAEKMAKVFREQGALRVVEAASDDVKHGKQTDYYRAVKAEDGEHIVFSFIEWPDKTTRDAAWKTNMESDSAPDEPMPFDGKRMFWGGFEPVFDSKEDKA
- a CDS encoding glutathione S-transferase family protein; this encodes MPLNDDAAIEITGFAWVPPFAQGVVRDLRARWALEEAGLDYRARLFGQQRPPEYLGEQPFDQVPVLRDGDVQIFETGAIVQYIAEKAGVLLPADTAGRYRAIQWSYAALNSVEPSLLNLVLIDLFYAGEEWARLRRPGAADFARLKLKRVSDWLGDKDYLDGAEFSIGDLIMTTVLRGVRHTDMVAQFDNLAAYVARCEARPAFQRALADQMQTYRENEPEGAAA
- a CDS encoding VOC family protein encodes the protein MDADTMIFVNLPVADLDRSIAFYEAIGGTKEPKFSNDKAAMIRLSGTIHVMLLAHDFYQGFTPKPIADAHATSAVLLAISAGSRSAVDAAIDRAAAAGGKPDIGPKQEMGEMMYGRSFEDPDGHHWEVMWMDEAAAEQGADSFESVGA
- a CDS encoding winged helix-turn-helix transcriptional regulator, with translation MGQGETKRRYDDACGLAHALDLIGERWSMLILRELAYGSRRFSEIKADLPGISANVLTQRLAELERRGLVVRRKLPPPASVQVYEATPWALEAATVIGQLGRWAARSPQHDPTLPLSHAAIMMSLETMIDAGRAGDLSGTFEFSFGDIVYTGVLGDGRFAVTRAPSPGSDVRIAATPHALAGVIYNGAPIDLISVEGDVALAKRFFTLFPLPAKAY